One Bradyrhizobium sp. CCGB12 genomic window carries:
- a CDS encoding rhodanese-like domain-containing protein: MKLSSVTPAEIRRALLLREEIALLDLRYEAAFATGHPLFAANMAADRIAVEAEVRLPRKNVPIVLYDGGDGLVSTGAERLSALGYTNISVLEGGLKAWRTAGYQVFEDVNSYSKAFGELVEARRHTPSFSADEVAKLIADKANIAILDVRRFDEYTTMNIPGSVSVPGAELVLRAGDAAPDPDTTIIVNCAGRTRSIIGTQSLINAGVPNKVRALRNGTIGWTLARHTLSHGADRRGAIGPFEGGPANARDVAYRAGVRHIGASEMAALAAQTDRTLYRFDVREPEEYAAVHLSGFRHYPGGQLVQETDMAAPVRGARILLTDDKGVRADMTASWLAQMGWEVYVLEGGYDGPLEIGPPRALPKPDPAHRYRRPYEGTDVTEGAMQAYLDWEYGLVDQLRRDGTHGFYVI, from the coding sequence ATGAAGCTTTCTTCCGTCACGCCCGCCGAGATCCGCCGCGCCCTGCTGCTGCGCGAGGAGATTGCGCTGCTCGATCTCAGATACGAGGCGGCGTTCGCGACCGGACATCCGCTGTTCGCCGCCAACATGGCGGCCGACCGGATCGCGGTCGAAGCGGAAGTGAGGCTGCCGCGCAAAAATGTGCCGATCGTGCTCTACGATGGGGGTGACGGGCTGGTCTCGACCGGTGCCGAACGGCTGTCTGCGCTCGGCTACACCAATATCAGCGTGCTCGAAGGCGGGCTGAAGGCCTGGCGTACGGCGGGCTATCAGGTGTTCGAGGACGTCAATTCCTATTCCAAGGCCTTCGGCGAACTGGTCGAGGCACGGCGGCACACGCCCTCGTTCAGTGCCGACGAAGTGGCAAAACTGATCGCGGACAAGGCCAACATCGCCATCCTCGACGTCCGCCGCTTCGACGAATACACGACCATGAACATTCCGGGCTCGGTCAGCGTGCCCGGTGCGGAACTGGTGCTGCGGGCCGGGGATGCCGCGCCCGATCCCGACACCACCATCATCGTCAACTGCGCCGGCCGCACCCGTTCGATCATCGGCACCCAGTCTCTGATCAATGCCGGCGTGCCCAACAAGGTGCGCGCGCTACGCAACGGTACCATCGGCTGGACGCTGGCGCGGCACACGCTCAGCCATGGCGCGGACCGGCGCGGCGCAATCGGGCCGTTCGAGGGCGGCCCGGCCAATGCCCGCGACGTCGCCTATCGCGCCGGTGTTCGTCATATCGGCGCGAGCGAGATGGCGGCGCTCGCCGCGCAGACCGATCGCACGCTCTATCGCTTCGACGTGCGCGAGCCCGAGGAATACGCGGCCGTCCATCTCTCAGGCTTCCGCCATTATCCCGGCGGCCAGCTCGTTCAGGAAACCGACATGGCCGCGCCGGTGCGCGGGGCACGCATCCTTCTGACGGACGACAAAGGCGTGCGGGCCGACATGACCGCATCATGGCTCGCCCAGATGGGCTGGGAGGTCTATGTGCTCGAAGGCGGCTATGACGGCCCGCTCGAAATCGGCCCGCCGCGCGCCTTGCCGAAGCCCGACCCGGCACACCGCTACCGCCGGCCCTATGAAGGCACCGACGTCACTGAAGGCGCGATGCAGGCCTATCTCGACTGGGAGTATGGTCTGGTCGACCAGCTCCGCCGCGACGGCACGCACGGGTTCTACGTGATTTGA
- the serA gene encoding phosphoglycerate dehydrogenase yields the protein MPAPGQSPERNAKALLLEGVNDSAVDLFKSAGFTNVERLTKALDGEALRRALKGVSLLGIRSRTQITDEVLGAADQLLAVGCFSVGTNQVDLLAARKRGVPVFNAPFSNTRSVAELVIGEIVMLLRRIFPRSVSAHEGGWDKSATGSREVRGRTLGIVGYGNIGSQLSTLAEAMGMRVIYFDRTDKLRHGNTEPVEKLEELLAQSDVVSLHVPETPETSGMIGEKELRAMKPGSFLINNSRGTVVDLDALARALRDGHLAGAAVDVFPVEPSSNADRFNSPVQGLENVILTPHIGGSTEEAQERIGGEVARKLVDYFITGSTMGAVNFPEVQLHLRPSGARFSHVHRNVPGMLRRLNEVFLQRDINIAAQYLETAGDLGYVVLDADLAGQDSGALLEQIRTLEGTVGARLVFEH from the coding sequence ATGCCAGCCCCAGGCCAAAGCCCCGAGCGCAATGCGAAGGCACTGCTGCTCGAAGGCGTCAATGACAGCGCTGTCGACCTGTTCAAAAGCGCGGGCTTCACCAATGTCGAGCGGTTGACCAAGGCGCTGGACGGCGAGGCGCTGCGGCGGGCGCTCAAGGGCGTCTCCCTACTCGGCATCCGCTCGCGCACCCAGATTACCGATGAGGTGCTTGGAGCCGCCGATCAGCTTCTTGCGGTCGGGTGCTTCAGCGTCGGTACCAACCAGGTCGATCTGTTGGCGGCGCGCAAGCGCGGCGTTCCCGTGTTCAACGCGCCGTTCTCCAACACCCGCAGCGTTGCCGAGCTCGTGATCGGCGAGATCGTGATGCTGCTGCGGCGGATCTTTCCGCGCTCGGTGTCGGCGCATGAGGGCGGCTGGGACAAGTCGGCGACCGGCAGCCGCGAGGTGCGCGGCCGCACGCTCGGCATCGTCGGCTACGGCAATATCGGCTCGCAGCTCTCGACGCTCGCCGAAGCCATGGGCATGCGCGTGATCTATTTCGACCGCACCGACAAGCTTCGCCACGGAAACACCGAGCCAGTCGAGAAACTGGAGGAGCTGCTGGCGCAGAGCGACGTCGTCAGCCTGCACGTGCCGGAGACGCCGGAGACATCAGGCATGATCGGTGAGAAGGAGCTGCGGGCGATGAAGCCGGGCTCGTTCCTGATCAACAACAGCCGCGGCACCGTGGTCGATCTCGATGCGCTCGCGCGTGCCTTGCGCGACGGCCATCTCGCCGGCGCGGCCGTCGACGTGTTCCCGGTCGAGCCGTCCTCGAACGCGGATCGCTTCAACAGCCCGGTGCAGGGCCTCGAGAACGTCATCCTCACCCCGCATATCGGCGGCTCGACCGAGGAGGCGCAGGAGCGCATCGGCGGCGAGGTGGCGCGCAAGCTGGTCGACTACTTCATCACGGGATCGACCATGGGCGCGGTGAATTTTCCGGAGGTGCAGCTGCATCTTCGCCCCTCCGGCGCGCGCTTCAGTCATGTCCATCGCAATGTGCCCGGCATGCTGCGGCGCCTAAACGAGGTCTTCCTCCAGCGCGACATCAACATCGCCGCGCAATATCTGGAGACCGCGGGCGACCTCGGCTATGTCGTGCTCGATGCCGATCTCGCAGGCCAGGATTCAGGCGCGCTGCTTGAGCAGATCCGCACCCTCGAAGGTACCGTTGGCGCAAGGCTGGTATTCGAGCACTAG
- a CDS encoding patatin-like phospholipase family protein codes for MERDAVLIDLALQGGGSHGAFSWGVLDRLLEEKWLTIAAISGTSAGAMNAAVLADGWTGGGAEGARDALEQYWRRVSKAAAFSPLQRSPLDRLMGRWTLDTSPFYILTDLMSRVLSPYDLNPMGYNPLRAVLAESIDFERLARSPIQLFITATRVRTGRGRIFRNAEITADVLLASACLPTMFRAIEIDGEPYWDGGFAGNPTITPLVRESDAHDTILVQINPTERPEEPRTAAEILNRLNEISFNSPLMKELRMIALLRQAADPGSGEGARWAKMRTHRVKSDMLAKFGASSKLNAEWEFVSMLRAEGRMAAEAFLGEHGADIGRQSTADLDVLLSEC; via the coding sequence ATGGAACGAGACGCCGTACTCATCGATCTCGCGCTTCAGGGCGGCGGTTCGCACGGCGCCTTTTCCTGGGGCGTGCTCGATCGCCTGCTCGAAGAGAAATGGCTCACGATCGCCGCGATCTCCGGAACGTCGGCAGGCGCGATGAATGCGGCGGTGCTGGCCGATGGCTGGACGGGTGGCGGCGCCGAGGGTGCGCGCGATGCGCTTGAACAATACTGGCGCCGCGTCTCGAAGGCCGCGGCCTTCAGCCCGCTCCAGCGCTCGCCGCTCGACCGGCTGATGGGACGCTGGACGCTCGATACGTCGCCCTTCTACATCCTCACCGATTTGATGTCGCGCGTGCTGTCGCCTTACGATCTCAATCCGATGGGCTATAATCCGCTGCGCGCAGTGCTGGCCGAGAGCATCGATTTCGAACGGCTGGCGCGCTCGCCGATCCAGTTGTTCATCACTGCGACGCGAGTCCGCACCGGCCGAGGCCGCATTTTCCGTAACGCCGAGATTACGGCGGATGTGTTGCTGGCATCGGCTTGCCTGCCGACCATGTTCCGCGCAATCGAGATCGACGGCGAGCCTTATTGGGACGGCGGCTTCGCCGGCAACCCGACGATCACGCCGCTGGTCCGCGAGAGCGACGCGCACGACACCATTCTCGTCCAGATCAATCCGACCGAGCGACCGGAGGAACCGCGGACGGCTGCGGAGATCCTCAACCGCCTCAATGAGATCTCCTTCAACTCGCCCCTGATGAAAGAGCTGCGCATGATCGCGTTGCTGCGGCAGGCCGCCGATCCCGGCAGCGGCGAAGGGGCGCGCTGGGCGAAGATGCGGACGCACCGGGTCAAGAGCGACATGTTGGCGAAGTTCGGCGCCTCGTCCAAGCTCAACGCGGAGTGGGAGTTCGTTTCGATGCTGCGCGCGGAGGGACGCATGGCGGCCGAGGCGTTTCTCGGCGAGCATGGTGCCGATATCGGCAGGCAATCGACCGCCGATCTCGACGTGCTCCTGTCGGAGTGCTGA
- a CDS encoding GntP family permease, producing the protein MGLLGLLVGLGLLVLFAFRGWSVLLLAPFAALVAALFGGEPLLANLTQVFMVNAAGFLAQFFPIFLLGAVFGKLMDDSGAVTSVAAFMAERLGERRVILAVVLAGAMVTYGGVSLFVAFFVIVPMARSLFRAAAIPRRLIPAAIVLGTSTFTMSALPGTPSIQNAIPMPFFGTTPFAAPGLGIIASLIMLGAGLWWLRRAEAAARRVGEGYGDDVEDATERAAADEFVRERATTAREFDPAELGRGHRSSAPSPVASAILPLLVVVVVNLVMSLAVLPRLDVSYLAEQRFGGTSLAAVAGVWSVAVALAAAIATTIVLNWRRLPALRQTMDAGANASVLPAFSVASLVGFGAVVASLPAFTIVRDWVLAIEGGPLVSLAVATNILAALTGSASGGLTIALDALGQTYVELATRTGTDLALMHRVAVIGSGTLDILPHNGAVVSLLAICGLTHRDSYLDIVMVGIVTSLLALVAVIALGSAFGSF; encoded by the coding sequence ATGGGTCTTCTCGGCCTCCTCGTCGGGCTCGGTCTGCTCGTCCTGTTCGCCTTTCGCGGCTGGAGCGTGCTCCTGCTCGCGCCGTTTGCCGCGCTGGTGGCCGCGCTGTTCGGTGGCGAGCCGCTGCTTGCCAACCTCACGCAGGTCTTCATGGTGAATGCCGCCGGGTTTCTGGCGCAGTTCTTCCCGATCTTCCTGCTTGGCGCCGTGTTCGGAAAGCTGATGGACGACAGCGGCGCGGTTACGTCGGTTGCCGCCTTCATGGCGGAGCGCCTTGGCGAGCGCCGCGTGATCCTGGCGGTCGTGCTCGCCGGCGCAATGGTCACCTATGGCGGCGTCAGCCTGTTCGTCGCCTTCTTCGTCATCGTCCCCATGGCGCGTTCGCTGTTTCGTGCGGCTGCGATTCCGCGCCGGCTGATCCCGGCGGCCATCGTGCTGGGGACGTCGACCTTCACCATGTCGGCGCTGCCGGGCACGCCGTCGATCCAGAATGCGATCCCGATGCCGTTCTTCGGCACGACGCCGTTTGCCGCGCCGGGTCTGGGCATCATCGCCTCGCTCATCATGCTCGGCGCAGGATTGTGGTGGCTGCGTCGCGCCGAAGCTGCAGCCAGGCGCGTCGGGGAGGGCTATGGCGATGACGTCGAGGATGCGACCGAGCGTGCGGCGGCCGACGAGTTCGTGCGCGAGCGCGCGACGACGGCGCGAGAGTTCGATCCGGCGGAATTGGGACGCGGACACCGTAGCAGCGCACCGTCGCCGGTGGCGAGCGCGATCCTGCCGCTGCTCGTCGTCGTCGTCGTCAATCTCGTGATGTCGCTCGCGGTGCTGCCGAGGCTCGATGTCTCCTATCTTGCCGAGCAACGTTTTGGCGGCACCTCGCTTGCCGCAGTCGCGGGCGTGTGGTCGGTTGCGGTCGCGCTGGCAGCGGCTATCGCCACGACCATCGTGTTGAACTGGAGGCGCCTGCCGGCGTTGCGGCAGACCATGGATGCCGGGGCCAATGCGTCGGTCCTGCCGGCGTTCAGCGTCGCCAGCCTGGTCGGGTTCGGCGCGGTCGTCGCCTCGCTGCCGGCATTCACCATCGTGCGCGATTGGGTTCTCGCCATCGAAGGCGGCCCGCTGGTCTCGCTCGCGGTTGCGACCAACATCCTGGCTGCGCTGACCGGGTCGGCGTCAGGCGGCCTGACCATCGCCCTCGATGCGCTCGGCCAGACCTATGTCGAGCTTGCAACGCGCACCGGCACCGACCTTGCGCTGATGCATCGCGTGGCGGTGATCGGATCGGGAACGCTGGACATCCTGCCGCACAATGGTGCGGTGGTCAGCCTGCTCGCGATCTGCGGCCTGACGCATCGCGACAGCTATCTCGACATCGTGATGGTGGGCATCGTGACCTCGCTCCTTGCGCTGGTGGCCGTGATCGCATTGGGCAGCGCGTTCGGCTCGTTCTAG
- a CDS encoding tannase/feruloyl esterase family alpha/beta hydrolase — protein MTATGVSAASAATLAEDADTVCKGLVGGTDAVKIDSATLQAPSQLAVAERGPTPSGRVTPANPAFCKVLGHIDAADPKAPPIKFQVNLPVEWNGRSLQYGGGGFNGVLITGLALPPAYPFDKPSPLARGFVTYGTDSGHETKQGEPPQVFALNDEAFENFAHRAYKKVRDAAVALMERAYGKKPDKMYFMGSSEGGREGLTMAQRYPDDFDGIFARVPVINWVGLQHAGTRSGLVTMGEGWINPAQVKLVGDAVRAACDKADGSDDALVQDPVACKAAFKVETLRCAAGQSGDRCLTDAQIKAINTLHGTYKFPFALANGLDDYPGWGISGEDTPAIGPTGGWVAWWLGTAPPAQPPAPNNGIAWIYGAGGIQYVFARDPKLDVTTYKVEEHKARLLEVSKLMDSTDPDLSRFRGRGGRLIMLEHMADYAQSPYAGIRYFESVERKLGKAETAEFARLYTAPGVDHVGSGAPANVDMLSVLVDWVEKSKAPGDLEVTEQKVEAPSFATLRALPLCRWPAWPHYKAGAVTEASSFTCAP, from the coding sequence ATGACAGCCACGGGCGTGAGCGCCGCCTCCGCGGCGACGCTGGCGGAGGATGCGGACACCGTCTGCAAGGGGCTGGTTGGCGGCACTGACGCCGTGAAGATTGATTCCGCGACCTTGCAGGCGCCGTCGCAGCTTGCCGTTGCGGAGCGCGGGCCGACGCCATCAGGGCGCGTCACGCCGGCCAATCCCGCGTTCTGCAAGGTGCTCGGACACATCGACGCCGCCGATCCCAAGGCGCCGCCGATCAAATTTCAGGTCAATCTCCCCGTCGAATGGAACGGCCGCTCGCTGCAATATGGCGGCGGCGGTTTCAACGGCGTGCTGATCACCGGCCTTGCGCTGCCGCCGGCCTATCCCTTCGACAAGCCGTCGCCGCTGGCGCGCGGCTTCGTGACCTATGGCACCGATTCCGGTCACGAGACCAAGCAGGGCGAACCGCCGCAGGTGTTCGCGCTCAACGACGAGGCGTTCGAGAACTTTGCTCATCGCGCCTACAAGAAGGTACGCGACGCCGCCGTCGCGCTGATGGAGCGCGCCTACGGCAAGAAGCCGGACAAGATGTACTTCATGGGCTCGTCCGAGGGCGGCCGTGAAGGTCTCACCATGGCGCAGCGCTATCCCGACGATTTCGACGGCATCTTCGCCCGCGTGCCCGTGATCAACTGGGTCGGCCTGCAGCATGCCGGTACGCGCTCGGGGCTCGTGACCATGGGCGAGGGCTGGATCAATCCGGCGCAGGTCAAGCTCGTGGGCGACGCGGTGCGCGCGGCATGCGACAAGGCCGACGGCTCCGATGATGCGCTGGTGCAGGATCCTGTGGCCTGCAAGGCGGCGTTCAAGGTCGAGACGCTGCGCTGCGCGGCGGGCCAGAGCGGCGATCGATGCCTCACCGACGCGCAGATCAAGGCAATCAACACGCTGCACGGGACCTACAAATTCCCGTTCGCGCTCGCCAATGGTCTCGACGACTATCCGGGTTGGGGCATCTCCGGCGAGGACACGCCGGCGATCGGGCCGACCGGCGGCTGGGTTGCCTGGTGGCTCGGCACCGCGCCGCCGGCGCAGCCGCCCGCGCCCAACAACGGCATCGCCTGGATCTACGGCGCCGGCGGCATTCAATACGTGTTTGCGCGCGATCCAAAGCTCGACGTCACCACCTACAAGGTGGAGGAGCACAAGGCGCGGCTGCTCGAGGTCTCGAAGCTGATGGATTCGACCGATCCCGATCTCAGCCGCTTCCGCGGCCGTGGAGGCCGGCTGATCATGCTCGAGCACATGGCGGATTACGCGCAGAGCCCCTATGCCGGCATCCGTTATTTCGAGAGCGTCGAGCGCAAGCTCGGCAAGGCCGAGACCGCCGAGTTCGCACGGCTCTACACCGCGCCCGGTGTCGACCATGTCGGCTCCGGCGCGCCGGCCAATGTCGACATGCTGAGCGTGCTGGTCGACTGGGTCGAGAAGAGCAAGGCGCCCGGAGATCTCGAAGTCACCGAGCAGAAGGTCGAGGCGCCCTCGTTCGCGACGCTGCGCGCGCTGCCGCTGTGCCGCTGGCCGGCCTGGCCGCACTACAAGGCGGGTGCGGTGACGGAGGCGTCGAGCTTTACCTGCGCACCGTGA